Proteins found in one Alteromonas macleodii genomic segment:
- a CDS encoding DUF4019 domain-containing protein, with protein MDMKVDSQKLIQLRNAKAWSQQHLADVSGLSLRTIQRIEKTQSASHDSIGALASVFETTPDALFMDEPDAAASHAQVQQASQTSIARENRAAHHTVPHQVYRPTMLNHKNVLWVTLALAISLFVAIYYAQTVNANNGSNQVIEAGKPVNVSSEALENATDWLRLIDSGEYEQSWQESAAIFRSNISQAKWAEALQLVRKPLGDLKNREFALAQAPSSLPGLPKGNYLILSFSTQFTESTSMNVETLSMVEVNGEYKAIGYFIK; from the coding sequence ATGGATATGAAAGTAGACAGTCAAAAGCTTATACAACTACGCAATGCTAAGGCATGGAGTCAGCAGCATCTGGCCGATGTGTCTGGGTTGAGTTTACGCACTATTCAGCGAATTGAGAAAACCCAATCTGCATCCCATGATTCGATAGGAGCACTTGCATCAGTGTTCGAAACGACGCCAGATGCCCTCTTTATGGATGAACCCGATGCCGCCGCAAGTCACGCTCAAGTGCAGCAAGCCTCGCAAACTTCTATTGCGAGGGAAAATCGAGCAGCACATCATACAGTACCGCATCAGGTTTACCGTCCAACAATGTTAAACCACAAAAATGTTCTTTGGGTTACGTTAGCACTCGCTATTAGTTTGTTTGTAGCTATTTACTATGCGCAAACGGTCAATGCAAATAACGGTAGTAACCAAGTAATCGAAGCTGGCAAACCAGTGAATGTAAGTAGCGAAGCCCTTGAAAACGCAACAGACTGGTTGCGCTTGATTGATAGCGGTGAATATGAACAAAGCTGGCAAGAAAGTGCGGCTATATTCAGAAGTAATATTTCCCAAGCAAAATGGGCTGAAGCACTTCAGCTTGTTAGAAAGCCTCTAGGCGATCTAAAAAATCGAGAGTTTGCTTTAGCTCAAGCGCCTTCTTCACTGCCAGGATTGCCAAAAGGCAATTACCTAATCTTATCATTCAGCACCCAGTTCACTGAAAGTACCTCTATGAATGTAGAAACACTCTCTATGGTAGAGGTAAATGGTGAATATAAAGCAATAGGGTACTTCATCAAGTAG